Part of the Carassius auratus strain Wakin unplaced genomic scaffold, ASM336829v1 scaf_tig00001753, whole genome shotgun sequence genome is shown below.
aatgtaaatgtaattgtaatgtgAATCCAGGTTAAAAACGGGCACTTTAAAGAAATCAAGGGagtaatcttttttatttataacagattttttttccccttttttatgttttctaatcTACAGTGAATATAAGTATTTGGTTATTgcgaataaaaatgtgaaatttaacAAAACTGTCATCCATTACCCCTCATTTTTATGATCTTTGTGCAAATTCAAactcagttctctcttcacagcagttcagacagtgtactgtttgagtaaatgaataagTGAGTCTTGTGTCTTGTTTGCGTGCTGCCATGTCTCCTGGCTCTGTGCCTTCTGTTTTTTAGGTTGAGGAGGTCGATCTTGCCGGGGTCCCGGAGGGGTACCCCGATCTTTGTCTGGTTTTCAGCAAGGTCCACATTCAACATCCGTCAGGTGCTACAACGGCTGTGGGAGAACCAGCTAcatcaaggcggagaagtgcatGTTCCATGGCAAGTCTGTTTCATTCTTGGGGCATATTATCTCGACGGAGGCGATCggaggcgatttttttttttttttacctgtccgGGGTAAGTTTTTTTCTAAAAACGCAAAAAAAGGCATGCTATGCGAGATGGCGGCGATGATCGGTCATGTTTTTCACCTCTCCCAGTCTACGTtcctattttaattattttccacCACCCATCGTACTTAAATTCATCATTTGATCGCTTCATTGTTAGTTCATCATGCCCAAGCCGTGAAAACAATGATCTTTGTGCAAATTCAAactcagttctctcttcacagcagttcagacagtgtactgtttgagtaaatgaataagTGAGTCTTGTGTCTTGTTTGCGTGCTGCCATGTCTCCTGGCTCTGTGCCTTCTGTTTTTTAGGTTTTTTAGGTTGAGGAGGTCGATCTTGCCGGGGTCCCGGAGGGGTACCCCGATCTTTGTCTGGTTTTCAGCAAGGTCCACATTCAACATCCGTCAGGTGCTACAACGGCTGTGGGAGAACCAGCTAcatcaaggcggagaagtgcatGTTCCATGGCAAGTCTGTTTCATTCTTGGGGCATATTATCTCGACGGAGGCGATCggaggcgatttttttttttttttacctgtccgGGGTAAGTTTTTTTCTAAAAACGCAAAAAAGGCATGCTATGCGAGATGGCGGCGATGATCGGTCATGTTTTTCACCTCTCCCAGTCTACGTtcctattttaattattttccacCACCCATCGTACTTAAATTCATCATTTGATCGCTTCATTGTTAGTTCATCATGCCCAAGCCGTGAAAACAAAACAAGCTATACCATCCCCGAGGCTTTTCGGCTGATTCTAGCGAGGCTAGTGCTAGCAGCGATCATGCAGTTAGCCATGAGAGCTCGTTTCTTGATTTTTCACATGATGCTTTGCTTAAACACATTGCCGAAATCATGGCAGAAGAAGGTCGGCGAACGCAAAAGCTGTTGAATGACTCTTTCACTAAGCTGGAGTCTGGGCTGGACGCGAAAGTTGATAGTATCATCAAACGCATCGATGAGGTCGCTGCGGTCACCGACTCCCTCGCGACTCGCCAGGCTGAAACAGAAACGCGTATCTCTGCCCTGGAAGATGACATCGCTCCGCTTAAAGTGAAACTGGCTACAATCGAGAAACATAACACAGCACTTATGAAGAAGGTTACAGATCTGGAGGGTCGTTCCAGGTGGGACAATATCAGAATTCTAAACCTCAAGGAGTCTGTTGAGGGAAGTGATCCCATAATTTTTTTTGAATCCTTCATCCCAAAATTGCTTGAGCTGCCAGTTCCATCTATCGCAATTGACCGCGCACACCGAGGGCTTGGTACACCTGCAGATGGCCACCCTCGCCCTGTTATTATCAAGATTCATCGTTCCAGAGACGTCGCTACAATCCTGACCGCAGCTAGACGCAAAGGCCAGCTTCAATATGAGAACTTCTTCGTATCACTCCTGACATTTCACCTACAGTTCGCGCCGCGAGGAGAGCCTTCAACCCAATCTGCGCTGAACTTATTAAGAAAGGCATCCGCTTTCAAATGAATTTCCCAGCCATGTTGGTCTTCAAGGCGAACGGCATACAGAAATCTTTCAGAGACCCGAAAGATGCCAAAGCTTTTATGGACGGTAATATCTGAACTCTTATCTTTCAATGAATGTTCGCGATCTTTACAAAATacatctctcttttttctttacgATCCATGTTCAAGCTAATGATGGGTGATCAGTAAAAATATATGGGAGAGTTTTCTTATGTATAAACCCTTATTCACcgcaaaacttttgtttttgttttttagctaGGATATTGAACAGGCGTATTAACGTACGTTTacgtttttttctcttttctcagcGCTTTTGAATTACTAATAGATCCTAGTTTTTCATTTTGTACAACAGGAGTTATAGACATGGGTGCACCCAATCTTCTCcttgttctgtttttgtttttaaattgttctaATACTTGTTCATTTAAGACTGGACCAGAGTTTAAATTCCCCTCTCCTTCCCGTTTTTTTCTCCAATATATAGTCTGCTTTCTCAATGTTTACTACATTCTCTAATTTTCTATTGCTTCTTAAATGGCTGATGGTGTCAATTTAAACTTTCTTAGCCTCAATGTACGGGGCCTgaataagtgagtgagtgaagtgacattcagccaagtatggtgacccatactcagaatttgtgctctgcatttaacccatccgaaatgcacacacacagagcagtgaacacacacacacactgtgagcacacacccggagcagtgggcagccatttatgctgcggcgcccggggagcagttgggggttcgatgccttgctcaagggcacctaagtcgtggtattgaaggtggagagagagctgttcgtgcactatccccacccacaattcctgccggcccgaggctcgaactcacaacccttcgattgggagtccaaccctctaaccattaggccacgacatCCCCACTCCAATAATCCAGTGAAACGAATTTCTACTTTGGACTTTTTGCGGAAAAAGAGAATAAATACAGCCTTCTTACAAGAGACTCATCTGGTTAAAAGGGATACTGATCGTATGTCAAATCGTTTTTTTCGTGTTCTTGCTTGCTCctcagtttcaaataaatccaAAGGGGTAGCGATTATATGTCAGCGTAATCTGCGACTTAAACTGTTGGATACTTGGGCAGACAGCAAAGGTAGAATAGCAGTTGCGAaagtaaatatagaaaatatagatGTTGCTCTGGTTTCAATTTATGCTcctaataattttgaaaaagaaTTTTATGAACAGATAAGGTACTTCTGGAGCTTTCTGACTTTAAATTTATTATTGGCGCTGATTTTAATGCTGTTGTTGATTATTCAGTGGACAGGTCAGGAAACTCCGAAAATTTAGATCAAAAATATGCTTCTGATGCATTATGCTCCTGGATCAATGATACTGGGGTGGTGGATCTTTGGCGTATACTAAATCCTGATATTAAAGCCTTCACACATCATCTAGACACAAATCTTTCTCGTgaattgactttattttttcttctagAGGCTTGTTTCATAACATTGTTAATGTTAGCTTATTGCCAGTGGCATTTTCTGACCACAAGGCAGTGATTGCTTCTGTTTTGTTTAGCTCTAATCCAGCTCGGGCCCCTAGATGGAGTTTCAACACCACACTTCTCCGAGACGAAGCATTCAAATCCAAGTTCTTAAGTCAACTAATAGACTTTgtcaatataaataaaggttcaGTCGAGGACCCACCCATATTCTGGGATGCTATCAAGGGGTTTATTAGGAACTTTACTGTATGTTATGCTTCTAGCATAAGGAAAGCTCGTTCATCTAGATTACACGGTTTAGAGTCTAAACTCTCAGCTTTAGATCTCTTTTTACAACAAAGTTATGATGAGGATGTAAGGCTTCAATTTAATCTTGTGAAAAAAGAGATAAATGCTATTATGAAGCAGCGCGCAGAATTTTTAATTCATAGGACGCGGCAGTTGTACTATTTTAATGGGTCTAGACCCAGCCGTTTACTCGCTCTTAGATTGCGGTCAAATGAACATTTTTCAGATATCAGCGCAATCAAGTCCAAAGATGGTGACATTCTTAATGAACCCTCACTGGTTAATAATACCTTTCGCAGCTTTTACTCTGATTTTACAGCTCGGAGGTATTGCATAACCAGGATGCGTGTGACAATTTTCTAAAACAAGTACTGCTTCCTAAACTATCTGAGGAAGactctttaaaattaaataccCCCATAACCTTAGATGAGCTAAAGGAGGCTGTTTCCGATATGCGTAGCGGTAAGTCTCCTGGGTTGGATGGAATTCCCCCTGAATTTTACACAACCTTTTGGGACACTTTGGGCCCTCTACTTTTTGATATGATTCAAGCTGCTGTTGAAAGAGGGTCTTTTTCTAGAGATGTGAATATTGCCGTTATTTCACTCTTGCTCAAAAAAGACAAGGACCCAAATGATTGCTCAAGTTATAGGCCTTTGTCTGCTAAATGCTCATCTAAAAATGTATGCTAAATTGCTTGCACGAAGGCTTCAGCCAGTCATGACTAAGCTTGTTAACTGTGACCAGACTGGTTTTATTAGAACCAGGTTGACATCTGATAATGTTAGAAGATTACTCCATATAATATATGGCACTTCTTCATCAACTGTTCCTGCTGCTGTTCTTTCTCTAGATGCTATGAAAGCCTTTGATCGTCTGGAATGGCCATATATGTGGTCTGTGTTGAAGGTTATGGCTTTGGGGTCCTCTTACATTCGTATGATCAAAGTGTTGTATGCAAATCCCATAGCCATGGTGTTGACAGGTAGAACTTGTTCTTCGTTGTTTGACATTGCCAGAGGCTCTCGTCAGGGATGCCCTCTAAGTCCTTTTCTTTTTGAACTGTCGCTTGAGCCACTTGCACAGACCATACGCATAGATAAAGGTATCACCCCAATCACAATATGTGGAACCAGTCATCATATTTCGTTGTACGCAGACGGTGTCCTTCTTTATTTAGGTAACCCATTGCAGTCCATACGTAACATCTTAACAATCTTTGGCCGCTTTGGCGAGATTTCTGGATATAAAATAAACTGGTCAAAGTCGGCACTTCTTCCACTGAATGACGCAATGAGAAACACAGCTCTACCCTCAGATATACCAGTGGTTCAGCAATTTAAGTATTTGGGTATCACGATTGGTGCTTCATTGAAGTATATAATTAAAACCAACTATGAGGCTATTCTGTCTAAAATTTCTTGTAACCTGGACAATTGGTTGTCACTTCCAAATTCTCTTAGATCATTTGTCTCGATTATCAAAATGAATGTACTACCTCGAATTAACTTTGTAAGTTCCATGCTGCCCTTGCCTCCTCCGTCCCGTTTTTGGGACAGGTTACAGAGCATAATCACCAAATTTGTCTGGAATGGCAAACGACCACGTCTTAAACTTTCCACAATGCAACGAGATAGATTTGCTGGTGGACTCTCACTCCCCAACTTTAAGTTGTATCACTGGGCTTTTACATTACGTCCCTTGTTCAGCTGGTATGATGGTGGAATTGATGTCTCTTGGCGTTCCCTGGAGGAGAATCTGGTTCTTCCTCTAAAGTTGGACGAAATTTTATTTGCTAATATCcctataaataaaagtaaacttcAAAGGGATTCACTCCTTGGGTGATATAATGGGTGACAAGGGCCTTTACACCTTTGAAGAGCTTTCTATTCAATTTAATctgcagagatttttttttttacttgcagttGAGGGCAGCCATGAAGGCCTATGGGGTCCCTTGGATGGCTCCTCTTAAAGACCACCCTTTACTGAAAATATTATGTGAGACCCAGGGAACGAGAGGATTAGTTtctaaattatatgtttttttttcttgaaaaaatgTATCCTCCTTTGACAATAGACTCTTCTTGGCGGGCAGATATTCCAGACCTTTCCCCTGGTTTTGATTGGAACAATGTCTGGGCTATGGTAATGCTTGCTTCTAGGAATCCAGATCATCAACAAatcctttttaattttattcataggACTTACCTGACCCCACATAAACTTTATAGTATGAAACTTAAACCTGATCCTAATTGTACACTCTGCCACACAAGTGAAATTGGTACTTTTTATCACATGATTTGGGAATGCCCTGGGGTTGCTAACTTTTGGATTATGGTTAAAGATAATTTGTCCACCATATTAAAGGTCTCTGTCCCTTTGTCTCCATCTGTTTTAATCTTAAATGAGCTCTCTGATGATCCAACTTAACAAAATTCAGAAACGGGTGTTTTTAGCTGGCTTAACAGCTGCCAAGAAATTAGTTGCAACGAGATGGAAGCCTCCACATTCTCTTAATAAACAACATTGGGTTCTCACACTTATAGATGTGGTGTATCTCGAATTGTCCACTGCAGGCATTCATGGTGCAAGAGAGGACACCATCAGACTCTGGGCTCAAACTTTGGAGAAGCTCAAAGGTCTACTGACTTGAATTAAGGAGATTAACCCCacacttaattattatttttatatatgtttataattgtatttacagTTCCCTGTTTTGGTTCTAATTGCCTTTTCTATAACTGTCATAGACTTCTTTCAGCACTGTTATACATGTACAGTCTCGCATATTCTGAAGCAATACATGcatcttttgtttttatatctgTTGTTTACACTTCAGTGTAACCGAACAGTTAATTCAAAATTAAgttcaaaattaataatttttttttttttttttttttttttgtatgttatgttttgttgtgaGATTTTTTTCCTTGCTGTTGTAATGGCTGAATGTTGTAATCATTTTGTGAGTTGAAAgacatcaaaacaataaaaattgataaaaaaaaaaaggcatgctatgcaaaaaatgtatgtttcacAGTAATCCCaacatgatcatgtgacactgaagactggagtaatgatgctgaaaattcagctttgcatcacaggaataaattacattttacaataaattcacatagaaaacaactacttaaatattgtatttttaatcagataaatgcagcatctatgagcataaaagactttaaaagcattaaaaatctcACAGATACCAAACTAAATTAAAtcgcattacattacattacatgcaGAGTTTGATAGTAATCCCAACAGCTGGTGTTAATCTTGGACTTAAAAAGATGTCTGTTTTCAGGAAATTGAGCGGTGTGTAAATAGATGTCAAACTGTCTCAACTTTGACCTCAAAGGTCAAGTCTTTAAAGTCATCATCGTTTTGGACACTGACGGTGTAGAGACCCATCTGCTCCAGTCGGATCCTGACCAGGGTCAGCGTGCTGACAAACCTGAAGCAGATTCAGAGCACACATCTGACATCTTGTGGAAAGGTTAATTGTTGTTTAATTGAGCTCATGTACTGAGAGAATCTTTACCGGGTCTCATTTTCCTGTATTGTGTTGTGTCCTGTAATAGCAGTGCTGTCTTTAGTCCAGTGGACGGTGGGTTTGGGATACGCCTGGATCTCCACCTTCAGCTCCACGTTTTCTCCAAGCTGCGCCGAGACGCTTCTGTCCAGGTCAGAAGAAAGAGCCACGAATCCTTtctctacagacagacagatgaaaatGTCATGCTTACAAACAATCAACATGAGTTACACTGATGAAGTATAtcagggtttccacaaaaaatataagCACCACAACTGCTTTCTACactaatcatgtgacactgaagactggagtaatgatgctgagaattcagctctgatcacaggaataaattacatattacaataaattcacacagaaaacagctaatttaataatgatatttcacatttttattatttttacctttttttgtttgtttgtttgtatcaaAAAAATGCAGTCTTTATGATCATAAAAgactttaaaagcattaaaaatctcACGACCCCAATTATTTGAAAGCTAATGTATAAAATTATTGACAGAGTGAGTTACACTTCCTCATCTTGCTCAATCTATTTAATATTCCATAAGTGAGCCATAGACCATAATCGAAACGTTCAGGTGCTAAAAGCTTTCTTCATAAAGGCTTGCCTGCAGTGTGTGTCTAAGTGCTGCAGACCGCAGTGATCTACAGTCAGCTCCTGTGACTCTTGTATGCCCTGCTCCAGGGTTTCTGTCGACGGCTGTGGTTTCATCATGTTAAACATAAAACCAACTCATTCCCTTCAGCAGAAGATTTCATTCACACGCAGCATTTCCCCCGTTAAGAGAGCTAACACCATCACAGGAGATGCTTTGAGACTGAGCTCTTGTTTTAAAGGGACGATGGGGACTTAATTAAGGTTTGCATCAAAGCATCATTGAAAACACACCATGCAGATCTTAGAGCTCAGATGATGAAGGCCGCACTTAGTACAAGTAATTTTAATTACAAAGTTTCTaggttttcatgtttttaattaactCTAATAACGCTGGTGTTGACTGTAACTGATTTGAGTAGCCAGGCTTTATTCTATACTTCTTGTAAATGTGATGCATCTGCAGCTCTTACCCAGTACAGTGATGTTGATACTGGCTGAAGCTTTCTGGTTGAGCACACCCTCATGCACCCAACAAACATACTGTCCTGATCCAGCCAGAGACACTTTTGTGATGCTGAGACTGGACTGCATGCTCATGGACGACGGGATATCAGTCAAGATCTCAACGCCCCCTGCCTGAGGGGAAAAAGGTTTGGGGTTTTCGGTTATAGAAATTAATTTTTCTATTAGCATTTAATATTTGCTACATTTCATTGAAAAGCAACATGACTTCAGATATTAagtattgttttataaaaaataaaaataaaaaaacatttgagagAACAAGACTTCGCCCTAACTTATttttcttctcaagtaaatgcatcttgatttaggaacttttagatatttttactggaaaacaagacttcAAGAAGGAATTCAAATCCATGATTTTATCGTTGCTAGCACAATGATTGCGAGCACCTTTGATTGATGTCAAAACCAGCAAACCACCTCAGGCTGATTTAATCTGTTTTTCAGATATTAACAACAAAAATGAGATTATATTCACTTTGCTAATGTGCATAaaccagaactttttttttttttttttttttatcccctaATAAAAACACGTTCCTCGTGAAGGTGTGGTCATACATCTCAAGCTCATTTCAACATGCAGAGCTTCTCATAGGAGCTCTCAGTGCTCGATCgagaaataatgaaaacaaaaagttttattttcagcCCACTCACGTCTTTGTTGGGAAAGTCCCAAAGGAAGTAGACGAGCTCCACAACATGAACGGTGCATTTGATGTTCAGCGTCTCGCCCTGTTTCAGGACCGTTTTGGAGGCGCTGATGATTGGATCCAGAGCCTCGGGTTCTGAAGTCATGTGTGTGGAAGAAAGAACAAAAACGGCTATCAGttgatatacagtaaaaaaaaaatcatctgagACTCAGTcaggtaaatgatgacagatgtgTAACACATAGACTCTCTCTAAAATTTAACCATCttacaaacacaaattaaaaatggtGAGCATTTTAACTCAAAACAGCAAATAATTGCCTTTAATGTTGATACATGAATGGCAAATACAGTCATAAATATCTGTAATATTAAAGCATTAGGACAAATATGTCACGTACGGTGATACAGGAAACaaggagagatccaagtgcaggtaagatATTTATTGAGGGGTAATCCaaaagagtaaacagtccaggctgggtcaaaaccagagtatccaATAACAAGAAGAGACAAAACACAAGGCAGGATCAAGACTACGGAATGACAAGAcatagacaaggactccgtgacacatactcagacagaccgggtataaatacacagaaggtaatgagggaaatggagacaggtggggaataatcaattaacccaaacaaggaggaaggtgaccaaataagggaaaagACAGTTAATAAGGTGACATACACCGTGGGAAAgcaggacatctagtggaaacccagggaccacaaaacagggagaccaggagggagaaggaccggaggaggttcagggggagggacggagggccagactaacagagaggaacagggacaggagtgaacacaaaaacaaaaaacaacatgaagccccccagggtggagcagaagaccaccacgtccttgtggttgAGGCCAGAGTCCTCAAGGGTggggcagaagaccaccacaactgtgtagTCAGGGTGAGAGCCCCCCAGGGCGgggcagaagaccaccatgtccttgtggtcgaagccagagtcctccagggcggagcggaagaccaccacaaccctATGGTCAAGGCGGaaaccctccagggcggagcggaagaccaccacaaccgtgcggccggaccaatgggaggacgaaactctggtaatcccatgacGTCCATACTGGAcgccagaagatcggtgctgtcCTGACAccgctcatgaagattattggtgacttgcatctgtacatgaagatcattggtgacttgtatttgctcatgaagatcaatggtgtctttcctttgttcatgaagatcagtggtgacttgactcagtccttgaatcaatcaatcacctttatttatacagtgctttaaacaaaatacattgcgtcaaagcactgaacaacattcatttggaaaacattgtgtcaataatgcaaaatgatagttaaaggcagttcatcattgaattcagtgatgtcatctcagttgaggggccagttctcctctgaccagacgaaaccagtagttcaattccaggctgcagcaaagtcagattgtgcagaagaatcatctgtttcctgtggtcttgtcctggtgctcctctgagacaaggtctttacaggggatctgtttctggggctctagttgtcctggtctccgctgtctttcagggatgtagagctcctttctaggtgctgatccaccatctggtctggatatgtactggatccgggcgactgcagtgaccctctgatctggacacagactggatctggtggccacggtgacctcggaataagacagaaacagtcaaatattagcgtagatgccattcttctaatgatgtagcaagtacatcgggtgttttgggaagtgtttccgattccggtttacctaattaatgcagcctaaaaatcctttaacggatttggatattaaaagcatattagtatgttatgtgtatgccaggttaaagagatgggtctttaatctagatttaaactgcaagagtgtgtctgcctcccaaacaatgttaggtaggttattctagagtttaggcaccaaataggaaaaggatctgctgccagcagttgattttgatattctaggtattatcatattgcctgagttttgagaacgtagcggacgtagaggaatataatgtaaaaggagctcattcaaatactgaggtgctaaaccattcagggctttagaagtaataagcaatattttaaaatctatatgatgtttgacaGTGCAGTGTGgccaggaccgggctaatatggtcatacttcctggttctagtaagaactctt
Proteins encoded:
- the LOC113069558 gene encoding platelet-derived growth factor receptor beta-like, with protein sequence MSCHSVVLILPCVLSLLVIGYSGFDPAWTVYSFGLPLNKYLTCTWISPCFLYHQPEALDPIISASKTVLKQGETLNIKCTVHVVELVYFLWDFPNKDAGGVEILTDIPSSMSMQSSLSITKVSLAGSGQYVCWVHEGVLNQKASASINITVLEKGFVALSSDLDRSVSAQLGENVELKVEIQAYPKPTVHWTKDSTAITGHNTIQENETRFVSTLTLVRIRLEQMGLYTVSVQNDDDFKDLTFEVKVETV